CTCCCACCAGTGAAGGGCACGCCTCACATGACGTTCTCCATCGGCATCGTCGGCGCCGGACAGTTCTCGGGCCAGTTCGCCACCCTGTTCCAGGCCCACCCCGGCGTCGGCGACGTCCACGTCACCGACCTGCTGCCCGAGCGGGCCGCACAACTCGCCTCTTCCCAGGGGCTTGCGGGCACCTTCCCGTCCTACCAGGCCATGCTGGAGTCGGAGGACGTCGACGCCGTCGCGATCTTCACCCAGCGCTGGACGCACGGGCCGCTGGTGCTCCAGGGCCTGAACGCCGGCAAGCACGTGTACTCCGCCGTCCCCATGGCCATCAGCACGGAGGAGATCGCGGCGATCATCGACGCGGTCAAGGCCACCGGGCTGACCTACATGATGGGCGAGACCAGCGAGTACAACCCGGCCACGGTCCATGCCCGCAATCAGATCGCCGAGGGCGCCTTCGGTCGGCTCTTCTACGCCGAGGGCGACTACGTCCACGACATGGATCTGGGGTTCTACGAGGCCTACCAGTACAGCGGCGGCGAGAACTGGAAGGCGACCGCCAGCTATCCCCCGCTGCTGTACCCGACGCACGCGGTCGGCGGGGTGCTGGGTGCCTGGAAGACCCACGCGGTGAGCGTGTCGGCGATCGGTGTCGTGGACGACCGGGGCGACGGTGTCTTCGACAAGGACGTCAGCCAGTTCGGCAACGACGTCTCC
The Streptomyces tuirus genome window above contains:
- a CDS encoding Gfo/Idh/MocA family protein, translating into MTFSIGIVGAGQFSGQFATLFQAHPGVGDVHVTDLLPERAAQLASSQGLAGTFPSYQAMLESEDVDAVAIFTQRWTHGPLVLQGLNAGKHVYSAVPMAISTEEIAAIIDAVKATGLTYMMGETSEYNPATVHARNQIAEGAFGRLFYAEGDYVHDMDLGFYEAYQYSGGENWKATASYPPLLYPTHAVGGVLGAWKTHAVSVSAIGVVDDRGDGVFDKDVSQFGNDVSNATALFEVAGGGSFRTNEFRRVGYPSHIRESRFRFFGTEASMEQLATVALWQDKKGVRDISELLEPKPTMAPDDPSLQHIAPELRAAFTSGSAPVHDRARLPREFDHLHNGHEGSHHFLVDDFVTAVNARTLPSVNAWVAARYTLPGIIAHESARQGGVRLEIPDFGDAPQ